Proteins found in one Limanda limanda chromosome 18, fLimLim1.1, whole genome shotgun sequence genomic segment:
- the LOC133024501 gene encoding transforming growth factor beta-3 proprotein-like — protein sequence MHLGKALLFVLLLNCATLSSSLSTCATVDIDHVKRKRVEAIRGQILSKLRLTSPPHSLGPNKVPYQIQALYNSTKELLEELGRDRQQSCGQDNTETEYYAKEIYKFNMVYGPPESNDVLYCLKGITSKVFRFNISAMERNSTNLFRAEFRALRMPNSSAKRNEQRIELYQIVRPNEHIRKQRYIAAKNVLTKGTPEWVSFDVTDTVREWLMNRGSNLGLEISVHCPCHTFNPNGDIIDNEHEVLEVKFRGVDEEQSRLDLDQLKKKKEQYLPHLILMMIPPHRLDTQYTRRRKRALDTNYCFSNTEESCCVRKLHIDFRRDLDWKWIHEPSGYDANYCSGPCPYLRSSDTTHSSLLSLYNTLNPEASAAPCCVPQDLEPLTILYYSGRTPKVEQLSNMIVKSCKCS from the exons ATGCATCTGGGCAAGGCTTTActgtttgtcctcctcctcaactGCGCAACTTTGAGCTCGTCCCTGTCGACTTGTGCCACCGTGGATATTGACcatgtgaagaggaagagggtcGAGGCGATCCGGGGTCAGATCCTGAGCAAACTGCGGCTGACGAGCCCTCCTCACTCCCTCGGACCGAATAAAGTCCCGTATCAGATCCAGGCGTTGTATAACAGCACCAAGGAGCTACTGGAGGAGCTCGGGAGGGACCGGCAGCAGAGTTGCGGTCAGGACAACACCGAGACAGAGTACTATGCCAAAGAGATATACAAATTCAACATGGTCTACGGACCGCCAGAGAGTA ACGATGTGCTCTATTGCCTAAAAGGCATCACCTCTAAGGTTTTCCGCTTCAACATCTCCGCCATGGAAAGGAACTCAACCAACCTCTTCAGAGCGGAGTTTCGAGCTCTGAGGATGCCAAACTCCAGCGCCAAGAGGAATGAACAGCGGATTGAGCTCTACCAG ATTGTGAGGCCAAATGAACACATCAGAAAACAACGCTACATCGCAGCCAAGAATGTGCTGACCAAGGGTACTCCAGAATGGGTCTCCTTCGATGTGACTGACACAGTGCGGGAGTGGCTGATGAACAGAG GAAGTAATTTAGGCCTGGAAATCAGTGTGCACTGCCCCTGCCACACCTTCAACCCAAATGGGGACATCATTGACAATGAGCACGAGGTGCTGGAGGTTAAGTTCAGAG GCGTAGATGAGGAGCAAAGTCGCTTGGATCTGGAtcagctgaagaagaagaaggagcagtacctgcctcacctcatcctcATGATGATCCCGCCCCATCGCTTGGACACTCAGTACACTCGCCGACGCAAGAGAGCCCTGGACACAAACTACTGTTTCTC AAACACGGAGGAGAGCTGCTGTGTTCGCAAACTCCACATTGATTTCCGACGTGACTTAGACTGGAAGTGGATCCATGAGCCCAGTGGTTACGACGCCAACTACTGCTCTGGGCCGTGCCCTTACCTGAGGAGCTCGGATACGACACACAGCTCG CTGCTGAGTCTGTACAACACCCTGAATCCGGAGGCATcggctgccccctgctgtgttcCTCAAGACCTGGAACCTCTCACTATACTCTACTACTCCGGACGGACCCCAAAAGTGGAGCAGCTCTCCAACATGATTGTCAAGTCTTGCAAGTGTAGCTGA